CTCTACGGGCACAGTGGAGCGTGGACTGATTCAGTAGAAAGCATAGTAAGGTCAGCTTTGTACCAGAATTCACTATAATCTCTCCGATGCTGGTTTCTGCAGACCATTCTACTCAATTCCGATTATTTTGACATGTGTTAGCTGTGCGTTTTGCCTTTTATCACAATGCCTTATTTTAGCTGCATGGACAGACTTAACCCACTAGCATTTGGTTGTTCATTAAGATTTTCTTCCAGAGTGAATCAAGCAGATGTTATAGCCCTAAACTGGGGTATATTAGGTCCAACCTTATGGAAATAAATACTCTCACAgtggttgcttccatattttccTGCCTTTTGTTTTTAGAGGGAACAGAGAAAATTCTAAGGTATTAACTGCACAGTAACTTCAGCGAATTGACGTGGATATAATGGTATTCCAGACAGtcaaccatttattgagcacctcatCTTTCCTAGGCACCAAATGAGGTTCTTTCCCTCCTCTTACTTTAATTCTTGTCATAACACTTATAGGTGTTGAGTAACtaaattgttgaatgaatggtgtGAGGGTATTATCTATTTCCCAGGAGTCTTGGGTACATTTTCCATACTGCTTCCTGGGGCCAAAACAGAACTGTAGTTTGCTATCTCCAAAGACATTTCCTTATAGGCACTTAGAATAGTCACTCAATATAGATTGAGTAGGAGAGGGCTTCAGGAGGAGCAGGTCCCTCATAAGAACagcttttccaaattaaaaaatgttattgcaTAAGACGTCACCTATCAAATGGTGATAATCATGGAATGACTGTTGCCCCTCAACATGGCAATGTGCTCTCCACTTTACACTGAGGGAACCTCAGTTATAGACTTgcacatatgaaagaaaatagtTGCTTTGTCCTCTTATTTGTCTAATGCTGTTCAGAAAGATTTATCTAGGAGGAAGCTTCTCTCTGGGGCTCAGTGTGAGTATCTTGTTTTGCCTCTtactgaaccaaaaaaaaaaaaaagcaaccatgAGCAGTTTACCCAAATATGAATCTTAAAGATCACCTTTCCAGCAGATGAGAAGTTATTAATTGGGTAATATTTTATTAGCCACTTAGGGGTTTTTCCTCTTTTACTAATTAGAAGCTGccacacatttttttccttttgaattaaAGTGTATGGGACCAGTTGTAGAAGAGGAAATGTGACATAATTTCTGTATGCTGCTGCACaaacttccctctcctccctttggCCTCTTAGAGCAGTCCAAGCTTTCTGCCTCCTATAGACTGTGATATATTCTAGGAGTTTGCTCCCTAGTACCATGGAGGAGGAAAAGGGCAGGGCACACAGGATTTGGGTGCTGATCCCAGCTGTCAACAAAACTCCTATATAGGAAACAGTCCTGCTTCCTGTGGGAGAGGTTCTCTTGCTAGGAATGGAGTCTGGGTCTCTTGAGGGCCAAGGCCTGCATCTCCTCAGAAACCTGTacactaaaagaaaagaaaaaaagaaacctgtaAACTGACAGAGGGTGGTCTGAGCTGGACAGAAGACTTTCAGAGGCTGAATTTGGAAGGTCACTTCTTAGCTAATTCCCTATTTCCTGCCACTCTAGGGAATAGGAACATACCAGTTGTCCCTTGTTGGActgggcagagctgagggagaaAGTCTTATGCAACTCTGACAAGTGTTGACATGCCAACCCCTGACAGACAATCCCATTTGGTCCATTTATAGTTAGCTGGGAGAGGGATGTCTTTTGAGGTTCACCACAGGAGTGTTTCTGCTTTGATCCTAGCTGAACCAAAAGAATATGACACTGAGTAATCGGTGCCAGGTGTTTGACCGTTTCCAGGACACCATTTCACAGCACGTCGTCAAAGTGGATTTCCTGAACCGAATTCACAAGAAGCACCCTCCTAACCGCCGTGTGCTCCAGTCGGTCAAAAGAAGAAGCTTGAAGGTGAGTCACAACCTGGTTCAGGCAGGATGGTGGTTTCTGATCACCTTCAAGGTATAGACAGAGGGCCATGGTCCCACTTCCACAAATAGAGAAACTGAAGTCCCTGAGACTTCTCTGTGGTATCTGAACAAGTAATGAATGTGGCTGTACATTTTAATACTTGAGGAGGGTGGTCGGGATTATGAATGCCAAACCCCATAGTAGGCCTTCAAACTGCAGGTCTCTAGTTCTCCTGAGTATAAACACTCTTTAACCCCTTCCACCAAATGTAGATGTGCTCTGCTGTTACTGCCCCTCACCTGGCACTTGGTGCCATCTCTTCCTATTTGATGGCCCCTTTCCTAGAGCTGTCATGAGGTGAAGGTGCGGGTGATTAAGCAGAGGGCCATGTGGAAAGTGAGCTATCCCAACTGAGGAATTTAAGAGGGGAAAATGTCTAAAGGAAAGTTAAATCTCTTTTCCCAGGCTGCTGTTAATATATTAGCAATACGTTTTATGTACTTAACAATTATTGAAGTGTATCCACAGAGATTTGACAGAGAAATTTGAAGAGTATTTGGTGGTGTTGAGGCTGGTTCTCATAAACCACTCAATCCCCTCATTCATTTAACGTAGCCCAAcactatatacctatatataaactgatttttctcttttgaaataatCCCAGACTGTCATATGTTATCAATAGGAACCAGCAATTCTCAAATATGGCCACTTGGGGGCAGCCATACTTTAAAATCACACCAGCCCCGCCCTGGCTGAtggtgtagttcagttggttgtcccatgcactgaaaggttgccgtttctattcctggtccaggcacatacctaggttgcaggtacaggaagcaaccaattaatgtttttctcataCATattctctcccgccccccccccccccgcttcctgtCCCTTtaacctctctctaaaattagtaaaaacagccctagccagttttgctcagtggatagagtgtcggcctgtggaccaaagggtcctgggttcgattccagtcaagggcatgtacctcagttacaggcttctccctggcccaggccctggtcagggcttatgcaggaggcaaccaattgatgtgtttctctcacattaatatttctctgtctttccctctctcttccactctctctaaaaatcaatagaaaaatatccttgggtgaggatttaaaaaaataataataaataaaattagtaaaaacatatcctctggtgaggattttttaaaaaaaatcatacctgTCATTTCCAGTGGGTGTCAGCACCAGCAAGATGTTAACTGTTGAAAATTGGATAACAAACTCTTAACTGTGTAAATATTTATACTTCAGGGAAACACCAGTTTTCCAAAATTAAGTTAGGTGTTTTCAGTTGGGGGTAAGAAATATTACAGGTGACAAGCCTCATACCTTAGttcagtggtccgcaaactgcggctcgcgagccacatgcagctctttggccccttgagtgtggccaaagtttcaatcgtactgtacgtgcgcgcccgcatgtggtattttgtggaagagccacactcaagaggccgcagtttgccgaccactgccttagttaaacagatctagaaaaaatctAGACTATAATTCACCATATAGGTATGGAAGAGAGCCGGGCTACCAAAATGAACAGGCCAAGAGGCTTTGATAAAACCCTGTCATTTTATAATGTtcccttttaaaatgtttctctatTGAAGAAAATCCAAGGGCACAAATTTTCTGAAAAGCATTTTGTAATTGGACAATTTGAGAGTGAAATAAGGACAGGgagccctagctgggtggctcatttggttggagcttcctgccatacatcaaaaggttgcagtttTAATTCCATTCAGGCCACATTCCtagcttgtgggctcaatctctggttaggcacatacaggaggctactgatcgatgtttctctccctctttctcctccccccttcccctctaaagtcaataaaaacatatcctcaaatgagggtttataataataataaaataagccctcactggttttgctcagtggatagagtgtcagcctatagactggagtcctgggtttgattccagtcgagggcacatgcccaggttgtgggctcaatccccagtagggggcgtgcagaaggcagccaatcaatgattctctcccatcattgatgtttctatctctctccctcttcattcctctctgaaatcaataaaaataaataagtaaataaaaaaataaaattaaaataacaataataaaataaggaAAGGCAACCatttggggctttccttcccttaTCCTCCCTAAGAACCTGCTCACCAAATCTCTTGGTTCtcccaaaatattttccaaatctaCCAGGTGCTTTTACATCTCTGCCTTAGGTACTGCTTCCCTATCCTATTTCCCCTTGGTCTGCCTGGAAGTTCCTTCTTAACTGCCAAGTCTCAGCTCAAATACCGCCTTCCTATAAAATCTCTAATCCCAAGCTTCTGTCCCCCAGGTAGAAATAAGCACTTTTCTCCATGTTTTTAATAGCTACTTAGACATACCTTTATTCTAGGATCCATTACATTGTATTATAATGTTTCTGTGTTTATCTTCCctactagactgtgagctccttgagggcaaggcTTAAATTTTGTTCATCTGGATTTCTAGGAATTGGCATAGTGCCCAGACTCaggagatgctcaataaatgttggttgaatGTATGAATGATTCTTTGCTTGTGTGGCTTTCATTCTTACATGGTGAGATTCAGAGTGTGTCTTCTGTTTGTGCAACAAAGAGGTCTTCAATTGTTTTATGAGTCATGAATGAATGGAGAAAATTGACATTGAGTGCTTATCTGGAGCCAGGCCTCATGCTGAGCATGTCTACTGTGAATGTGATCTCATTTAACTTTTTATCTCTTCAGATATTGTTTACCTACTTTCCAAACTTGATCCTAAGCAATAAGAGCCCAGGGTACCACTCTGGAGCCCTGTTTGGTGTCAGTCTTCCACTTTTTAGACCAAAGCAGAAGGCAGTATGCAATGATTTCTGGCTTCCTCAGTCCTTAGACCTTAATGAAGTAAAGTGGGGGGCATGCCTGCTGTTTCCAGTTTTGTGCCTTCTCAAGCTAGCGTGCATATGTGTTAGGCAAAGAGATGGTGGCACAGAGCAGTTGCTGCCCACCAAGCCACCTTATCCCAGAGTGGATGATGGTCCCCTGGGCATCAGCACCAAGGACAGAAGAGCACGGTCAGAGCAGAATCAACTGGCCATGTTGGcactatctccctctccttcctcctcctatCTCTTCTGAACAGGTTCCTGATGCTATAAAGTCTCAATACCAGTTTCCACCCCCACTCATTGCACCCGCGGCCATTCGGGATGGGGAGCTGATCTGCAATGGGATCCCTGAGGAATCACAGATGCACCTTTTGAACTCTGAGCACTTAGCCACCCAGGCAGAGCAGCAAGAGGTGAGtgaaggcagggctgggattCCAAATCTAATCTTCCATCCCACTGCAGCTGTTATGGAAATAGCCTCAGTGTCATTCCCATCCCCATCTTCTacaaccccacccacccccacccccaccccccaccccccaagagtTGACTATTTCAGGGAGAACCTCTGACTCAGATCTTGAGGCAAGTAAGAGAACTACAGAGTCAACCGGTCTGCTTCTCTCCATCGGTCTCCCTGCACTGTGAGATGGGCAAAACTGTCTGTAGAAAGAGCTCAGTAGACCCATAGAGAGACTAGGTGATAGTGCTGGACACACAGCCGATGTTTAGGGTACTTGCTGAATATTGGTCACAAGGTGAGCCTTAGGGGCAAAACCAGAACGGGAATCCCAAGCTCTGCTGACCAGGGTGTTGTCTGCTGAGTGTACCAACAAGTCTTGCTTGGGAATGGAAATGGAATCCTATCAGGAGTCAAGCACACCCTTTCTGGGCATTCGCAATGGGACCTCGGAAACAGTGTTTATCAGCTCTGCTgtagccctggccactgtggcaggaaggaccagcGCCTCCCAGGCCTCttaccctcctctcctctcctctccttccattACAGTGGCTCTGTAGTGTTGTTGCGCTCCAGTGCAGCATATTGAAACATTTATCTGCTAAGCAGATGCCTTCGCATTGGGACTCTGAACAGACAGAGAAGGCTGATATTAAGCCTGTTATTGTGACTGACAGCTCAATCACCACCTCCCTGCAAACAGCTGACAAGGCACCTACTACACCTTCCCACTATCCCCTGTCCTGCCCCTCAGGGATTAGCACCCAGAATTCCCTGAGCTGCTCTCCACCCCACCAACCCCCAGCCCTAGAAGACATCAGCTGCAGTTCTTGTGCGGAAAAATCCAAGAAAACTCCCTGTGGGACTGCCAACGGGCCAGTGAACACAGAGGTGAAAGCCAATGGCCCACACCTCTACAGCAGCCCCACTGATTCCACGGACCCCCGGCGACTTCCAGGCGCCAACACCCCCCTACCAGGCCTCTCACACCGACAAGGCTGGCCCCGGCCCCTCACACCACCAGCGGCTGGGGGGCTTCAGAACCACACCGTCGGCATCATTGTGAAGACAGAGAATGCCACTGGCCCCAGCTCTTGTCCCCAGAGGAGTTTGGTTCCTGTCCCAAGCCTGCCCCCTTCCATTCCCAGCTCTTGTGCCAGCATCGAGAACACCAGCACTTTGCAAAGAAAGACTGTCCAATCACAGATAGGACCTCCGTTGACAGATTCAAGGCCACTgggctcacccccaaatgccaccCGGGTGCTCACTCCCCCCCAAGCAGCAGGAGACAGTATCTTGGCCACAGGAGCCAGCCAAAGTTTCTGCTCACCAGCGCCATCTTCAGGTGAGTGCTACTCAGCCTTAGGGTGATTTGGAGTAATTTTATGCTCTTCCTGACAAATAAGCTTCAAAAAATCCTATCTGTGAATATTTCAGAGGGCTTTGATCTCTGTATTATTTATCCTTCCCCCATTTCTGTGATGGAAGAGAAAGTACATGTTAACTTGTCTTCATCTATTCAGTGGGACTGCTTAGGCTCTGAAAGCTTAAGTGATTTCTTTAAGGCGATCTAACAAGTCAGTCGCAGGATTGGAACTACAGCCTGGatctcctgattccaccttcccACTCCTTCCAGGCCTGGGTCTTCTGCCTGTTTTGTCCCATCACCCTTGAGGAAGGCAGCATGTGCTCCGAAACCATTGTGCTCAGCCTGAGGCTCTGAGTGATAGCCTCTGTTTCATGATCCACACCAGAGATTAGATCCACACCTGATCCAAATTCTCAGAGCCTGGTTATTTTGAAGGAACTTCCATGTCAGGGAAAGCAGGGCTAGAAAGGAACACTGCCTTTAGAATTGCTGCAGAGTGGGATGCCCATAGAGATAGTTCTGGCCCAAAAGCTTGCCCTCATGTCCACACTTGACCTAGTGTGGACCTGCTCTCAGCTATCTCCAGTCAGCACTCGGGACCTCGAGGTTGCTGACCTCAGCATCTGAACCAGGTATCAGATGCTGCTGAAACCCCCTGTGGTCTCTGTCTGAACTGAAGCTGGCCTCCCTAGTCAGCTGGAAGTCTTGGTAACAAGGTGTCTGTGACTTCTCTGCATGGAGCCCCTGATCTCAGGGTGGCCCCACTTCTCAGGCTTTTTTCCTGGATAGATTTTGCACCTGTGAGTCAGACTTCAGTAGGCAGGAGCTTTAGGGGCAGGCACCACTTATTTAAATGAATAGAGGTAGTAGGGAGGTAGTCATGGCTCAGAGAATGAAGTTACCCCACCAGCATTCCCCAGAGCAGTAGATTTCACTGGTTCTCAGTTCTCTGGAGCCTTCTGCATGCCTGGGTGCATTGTCGTTCCATCTGCCCTTCCTCACCACACGTTTTTAGCTCTAGGAGTTCCAGAGCCTATGGGGTGAGAATCGAGAAGGGAACATCACCTTGGGTCCGAAATCCAGACCTGTCTCGGCAGTGGGGGATTGTACCGGTGGGTTTCCCTCAGGCGACGTAAGTAACAGTCTTCCTGCTCCGTCCCCAGATGGCAAGGTCAGCCCCGGCACGTTATCCATAGGAAGCGCTTTAACCGTACCCTCTTTCCCAGCCAACTCTACTGCCATGGTGGACCTCACCAACTCACTTCGAGCATTTATGGATGTCAATGGAGGTGAGTGAGTGAGCTGCTGCTCTGCCACCAGCTACTGTGGTGGAAGTGCTGTCCCCACGCAGCATTCAGCTCATTTCAAAAGGGGCAGAAGGGATGCCTGATCTCAGGGCTGGAGAGGGGAGTGGTGTAGGGGAAAAAGCCCCTTCTATCTCTGccttatgcatatacacataatcAAAGATGAAGAGAGAACAGAGCCAAGCTGACCagtgagaagagaagaaaatcacTATAGTCAGATCACCTGCACTTGCAGAATAAAATCAGGAGGCATCTCGCTCCCACAATCAAGGAGAAGCAGGGCAGAACTTGATCTCTGTAAACAGAGAGTGGGTAGAAATCCAAGCCCCAATATCAGACATCCAGGCCCTTCCCCATGCACAGGCAAATGGTTTATCTTGCTCTACCTTTCTAGGACCACTTTACCTAAAATCCAGCTACCCAGGGGCAGGAGGCATCTGTATAGTCTGCACTGGGGCCTGTCTCTCACTGCAGATGGCTAGTGAGATGCCCAGCCAAGATCTTTGTATCACTttgtgctatttttaaaaaagctcttgGCTGGATTTTAGAAATGCTGCACTATTTGCTCGGTAACCTTAGCCTACTTCTCATTCCATTTCCTCCTCAGCTGcttttttaatctttctctttGGTTAATAGAAATCGAGATAAATATGCTGGACGAGAAGCTGATCAAGTTTCTGGCCTTGCAGAGAATACATCAGCTTTTCCCCTCCCGGGTCCAAACTTCACCGGGCAGTGTCGGGGCACATCCACTGGCTTCTGGAGGGCACCACACAGAAGGTGCGCATGCACACCTGCCACCACACCACGCCATCAGATCTCTGTGTGAATGGCCATCTCCCCTCCATGGAAATCTCAGCTTTCAGTGTGTGCTTTTTATGGGCTTTATAAAGCaccatggtttttgtttttttcctcagaaAACAGATACAAAATGGCACCCACAGCTTTCAGCTCAGACTCCAGGAAGTGCACTGTAACTTTCTTTCATACATATCCACTTTGAGACACAGAAAGCAGCTACAAGTGCCATTGGGTATATGTAGTGTTTTCTGCTCAATTGCTGTCAAATATTCAAGTTAGAAGAATTTCCCAAAAGGTGAGAAACAGAGTAACAGTTGGGCTAGCCTCCTGGAAATCCTTCCCAAGAGGTTAACTCTGCTTAGGATTCCCCTTGGAGCATTAGCTGTTAAAAGTttggtccccagaccagcagcagcagctgcatctaagaacttgttagaaatgcagagctTTGGCGCCACCTTAGACCTACAAAAtcataatctgcattttaacaagattctaGGCAAATCATATGCACCTTAAAGTTTGAGAGAGATGGTCTGTGCCCTTCTTTGCACACCTCCCTATAGGACCAGCTAGTATATCCCTGACCAACCAGCAGCCAAGAGCTCATAAAGTACTATCATCCTTAAATTCCGTGACCATTGTCAAATCTCTGGTCCTTCTTACCCCATGTGAGGACTGCTGTGTGTGGGACAGAGAGCCTCACCGTGAAGCAGCCCAGTGTTAGATGTGAGTTTGTAAAGATTACTCATCCAGTGGGATTATATTCTTGAAGCGATGCGCCAAAGGTCCAGGTTCTGTTAATGTTTGAGCCGTATGTTCTGTTGGTTTGCATTTGAGTGTCAGGTTCTGAGTTTCTGAATAACCCTATCCCTGTGTTTGTCTTGTAGTGCAAAGAAAGGAGGTACAGGCCCGAGCTGTGTTCTACCCTCTCTTAGGGTTGGGAGGAGCTGTGAACATGTGTTATCGAACCCTCTACATCGGGACAGGTGAGCCGGCTAGGAGGTGCTGAGCCTGTTCAGCCCTAAAGACTAACACTCTTACCCTCAGAGGCTAGACAGGGGCAGACTGGTTTAACTTGCTGGATGTCCCAACCAGAGGGGCTAAGAAAGGAGACCATCAGCTGCTTGTCTTCCCCGTCCTCTGGCCCTTTGCTTTGTGCCCAGTGTGACATCAGGAGAGGTGAAACTTCTGACTGCTGCTCAGTGAGGCATTTAAAACACTGCAGGGAGATACCCAAGAGAGAGCACATGCTTTCTCCCTGCCGGTCTTTGAAAAAGTTACGGGGCTCACATACACCTGAGCTTTAGTTCGCCCTCTATCTTGTACAGAGGTGCAGGCAGATTAGCCCCCGGCCTAGACATTTCCCTTCTTTCAGGTGATATGATTTATAGGCCCTGCACCCCATGTTGTGTTCTCATGAAAACATCCCATCctctccctagccagtttggctcaggggatagaacgttggtctgtggactgacgCTCCAGtcaagggggcatgcaggaggcagccagtcaatgattctctcacatcattgatgtttctctccctcttcctttctctctaaaatgaataaaaaatatattttaaaaaatgaaaagaaaatatcacattttcttcAGTAGCTCACTGTACCCACCTGGGCAGGAGCCATATGTTCTAAAGCAGATCAACTGGCAAAGACAACTGTTCTTTAGCAAGAGGTTGAAAAGACATCAGCGTTAGTTTAAAATACAAGGAGGGGGCCCTGAGCTACCTGTCCCTCAGGGTCTCCTAGTGCCTGCCCGGAAGCtaacactccccctcccccacaccttcacacacacaccttaCAATTTGTTCTCTGCCCACCTTTTCCTCTGTTCATGTCACCTTGCAGGAGCTGACATGGACGTGTGCCTTACAAACTATGGTCACTGTAACTACGTGTCCGGGAAACACGCCTGCATATTCTACGATGAGGTAAGGGGTGTTGAAGGGGTAGGAGGGAGCTCTCCCCACCCGAGGCCTCTCCCAGGCACTAGGTGTTTTTCAGTGCCTGGGTGAGaagaggggggctgggggtcttctccttttccctccctgtCATCTGGGGAGGAGAAGAGTCTTGGTGTGAAAAGGACATTCTACCATGGCCATCTGCTCCCCAGGAGCAGGGCTACCATATCTCCTGAGGTTGATCACAGGCTCagctgaggtggggggaggggtggggctaaGCAGGGGGAGGAAACAGTATAGAAAGAAGCCAAGCCCTCTTAGTGCAACTCTGTGAGTTTCATCATCTCATATGCCAGTGATTTCAACAGGAGCcagtgctgaggaggcagaaaagAGTGAGGAGGGGGGTCTAAGAAGGAAGGCTTCCCTGAAGGAGTgaatcttttttgtttatttgtttttgttttttattgttagagTACATTTatgaaagctggggacagtgaaacaaggcagggcttaggatagaagaagcaacaggagagaaccTAGGCGAATCTGCTTTGGctctggaaagtcagagaaaagggagccttAGAGATAGGTTCAGGGGATGAGCCTGGGACTAACTGACagtgcccattgctcccctggttgcaagtctcgtggGTTCCCTTAGAGGTTAGGAGTTGCATGCctctggggggaggagagggggaagggaaaggcgggagcttgctcctgggagggagagcacacaGGAGGTGAATTTTGAGCCCCAGTGGAAAAGTATAGGGAAGAAGGGCATGATTGGGAAAGAAAGAGAGCTCCTCAGATAGAGCAGCACAGCCTTCTCCATATGTCCTCTCTCCCCTTAGCCCCAGGCCCCACGCAGCAGACCACACATCttatcttccctcctcctcctcagaatACCAAACATTATGAGCTGTTAAACTACAGTGAGCACGGGACAACGGTGGACAATGTGCTGTATTCATGTGACTTCTCTGAGAAGACCCCGCCAACCCCCCCAAGCAGTATTGTTGCCAAAGTGCAGAGTGTCATCAGTAAGTTGGAGCAGAGGCCTGTGGCCATGAGGCCTGCCATTTTTGGACACATTTTCAAAGGCTCCGTCAGGGTGGCTCAGGCTTGCTGCCAGTGATATGCTGTCTCTTGCCTTCCTGATTGCATTGGCCAAGTGCTTGCTTCTGGGCCCAGGGAGGGTCACGGAGAACCAAGTGCCGTGCACCCACTTATGTGTACAGCACTTCAGACTTGACCAGTCCTTTCTGAGCATCCCTCACCCCAGTCATGCAGCATCTAAAATGGGGAGGTACAGGGATCCATCTGGCAAACAGCCCAGATGGTTGGACTGCTCACTGTTCCTCTCTGGTGACCATCCCCTTTTTCCCCAGGGCGCCGCCGGCACCAGAAACAGGATGAAGAGCCAAGTGAGGAGGCACCCATGATGAGTTCCCAAGCCCAGGGGCCACAACGGAGACCCTGCAACTGCAAAGCCAGCAGCTCGAGCTTGATTGGGGGCAGTGGGGCCGGCTGGGAAGGCACGGCCTTACTGCACCATGGCAGCTACATCAAGCTGGGGTGTCTGCAGTTTGTCTTCAGCATCACTGAGTTTGCGACCAAACAGCCCAAAGGCGATGCCAGTCTGTTGCAAGATGGGGTCTTGGCCGAGAAGCTCTCTCTCAAGCCCCACCAGGGCCCTGTGTTGCGCTCCAACTCCGTTCCCTAGGACTGGTGGCTACCCCATCACCCGCCTCACCCACCCCAAGACTCCTGCAATGCAAAAATGTACACAAACCAAGCCCGGGTTTTTTCTATACTCCACCAGAAACCCTTCAACTACAATCTTTGCATGACATGAAGAAAACCTtttgactgttttttaaaatcctttttcttttctcaagttCTAGGGGGCATTTGCACATATATTTGTACTCAACATTTCATGGAAAAGCGGCAGACCCGAGCTGAGGAACAgcgtgggcagggaggggaaggccaATGGTCTGGACACTTCCTCCAACACAAAACCGttccccacccacctgctccctccccctcgCCCGCCGTTGTAAAATAATCAGAAACTTGTTCTATTTTGTGGCAGTGACAAtagttttatattaaaagaaaaaaatacagttttcATACAGCAAAATCTATACAatatcattgttttatttaatataaagatCGCTACCCACCCTCCTTCTATGGTTCCCACCCTCCAAGTTATTTTCCCTTTCTGCAGCGGTTGCACTACAGGTAGCTACTGTGTATTATGGACAAATGAGAAATGAATCCTTTTTCTGGCTGTCCATCTATTTTATTTCGAATAAGGAAAAGTGTATTTGGATTTTGTGTAAATACATCTAGTGATGacattttttcaatgtttttaaaaactgtgtacAGTACTACATGTGGTAGAGCGTTTTCTTCAAATTGTCTATTGTAGCAAAAATGTTTTTTGTCGTAAACCTGTTTTGTCTCCTCTTT
The genomic region above belongs to Myotis daubentonii chromosome 16, mMyoDau2.1, whole genome shotgun sequence and contains:
- the PHF12 gene encoding PHD finger protein 12 isoform X2, with amino-acid sequence MWEKMETKTIVYDLDTSGGLMEQIQALLAPPKTDEAEKRSRKPEKEPRRSGRATNHDSCDSCKEGGDLLCCDHCPAAFHLQCCNPPLSEEMLPPGEWMCHRCTVRRKKREQKKELGHVNGLVDKSGKRTTSPSSDTDLLDRSASKTELKAMAHARILERRASRPGTPTSNASTETPTSEQNDVDEDIIDVDEEPVAVEPDYVQPQLRRPFELLIAAAMERNPTQFQLPNELTCTTALPGSSKRRRKEETTGKNVKKTQHELDHNGLVPLPVKVCFTCSRSCRVAPLIQCDYCPLLFHMDCLEPPLTAMPLGRWMCPNHIEHVVLNQKNMTLSNRCQVFDRFQDTISQHVVKVDFLNRIHKKHPPNRRVLQSVKRRSLKVPDAIKSQYQFPPPLIAPAAIRDGELICNGIPEESQMHLLNSEHLATQAEQQEWLCSVVALQCSILKHLSAKQMPSHWDSEQTEKADIKPVIVTDSSITTSLQTADKAPTTPSHYPLSCPSGISTQNSLSCSPPHQPPALEDISCSSCAEKSKKTPCGTANGPVNTEVKANGPHLYSSPTDSTDPRRLPGANTPLPGLSHRQGWPRPLTPPAAGGLQNHTVGIIVKTENATGPSSCPQRSLVPVPSLPPSIPSSCASIENTSTLQRKTVQSQIGPPLTDSRPLGSPPNATRVLTPPQAAGDSILATGASQSFCSPAPSSDGKVSPGTLSIGSALTVPSFPANSTAMVDLTNSLRAFMDVNGEIEINMLDEKLIKFLALQRIHQLFPSRVQTSPGSVGAHPLASGGHHTEVQRKEVQARAVFYPLLGLGGAVNMCYRTLYIGTGADMDVCLTNYGHCNYVSGKHACIFYDENTKHYELLNYSEHGTTVDNVLYSCDFSEKTPPTPPSSIVAKVQSVIRRRRHQKQDEEPSEEAPMMSSQAQGPQRRPCNCKASSSSLIGGSGAGWEGTALLHHGSYIKLGCLQFVFSITEFATKQPKGDASLLQDGVLAEKLSLKPHQGPVLRSNSVP
- the PHF12 gene encoding PHD finger protein 12 isoform X1 yields the protein MGGRRTKGGRGVGDGEAAPEGRRAARELRVCTHAVCMCVQQIQALLAPPKTDEAEKRSRKPEKEPRRSGRATNHDSCDSCKEGGDLLCCDHCPAAFHLQCCNPPLSEEMLPPGEWMCHRCTVRRKKREQKKELGHVNGLVDKSGKRTTSPSSDTDLLDRSASKTELKAMAHARILERRASRPGTPTSNASTETPTSEQNDVDEDIIDVDEEPVAVEPDYVQPQLRRPFELLIAAAMERNPTQFQLPNELTCTTALPGSSKRRRKEETTGKNVKKTQHELDHNGLVPLPVKVCFTCSRSCRVAPLIQCDYCPLLFHMDCLEPPLTAMPLGRWMCPNHIEHVVLNQKNMTLSNRCQVFDRFQDTISQHVVKVDFLNRIHKKHPPNRRVLQSVKRRSLKVPDAIKSQYQFPPPLIAPAAIRDGELICNGIPEESQMHLLNSEHLATQAEQQEWLCSVVALQCSILKHLSAKQMPSHWDSEQTEKADIKPVIVTDSSITTSLQTADKAPTTPSHYPLSCPSGISTQNSLSCSPPHQPPALEDISCSSCAEKSKKTPCGTANGPVNTEVKANGPHLYSSPTDSTDPRRLPGANTPLPGLSHRQGWPRPLTPPAAGGLQNHTVGIIVKTENATGPSSCPQRSLVPVPSLPPSIPSSCASIENTSTLQRKTVQSQIGPPLTDSRPLGSPPNATRVLTPPQAAGDSILATGASQSFCSPAPSSDGKVSPGTLSIGSALTVPSFPANSTAMVDLTNSLRAFMDVNGEIEINMLDEKLIKFLALQRIHQLFPSRVQTSPGSVGAHPLASGGHHTEVQRKEVQARAVFYPLLGLGGAVNMCYRTLYIGTGADMDVCLTNYGHCNYVSGKHACIFYDENTKHYELLNYSEHGTTVDNVLYSCDFSEKTPPTPPSSIVAKVQSVIRRRRHQKQDEEPSEEAPMMSSQAQGPQRRPCNCKASSSSLIGGSGAGWEGTALLHHGSYIKLGCLQFVFSITEFATKQPKGDASLLQDGVLAEKLSLKPHQGPVLRSNSVP